CGAACGCGATCGGGCCGGCGGCCGCGACGCCGACGGCGACGAGCAGCACGCCGAGGAGCATCAGCAGGTCGGTGCGGCCACGGCCCACGCCGAGCCCGGCCGCCGTGTCCTCGCCGAGCTCGCTCGCGCGCAGCGACCTGGCCGCCCAGGCCGTCGCCGGCAGGAGCACGGCGAGGGCGATGGCGAGCAGGCCGATGGTCTGCCAGGCCACCCCGTTGACGCTGCCGGTCAGCCAGCGCAGCACCAGCTGCACGTCGTACTCGTCGACGCGGGTGAAGACGTATTGGATGACCGACTGCATGGCGGCGGCCATCCCGATGCCGGCCAGCACCAGCCGGAAGCCGCCGTGGTCGCCGGCGACGGCGCGCACGACGAGGGCGACGGCCAGGGCGCCCGAGATCGCGGCGGCGGACACCGGCCACCCCGACCAGCCGGCCAGCGCGATGACCGACACGGCCGCGGCGCTCGCCCCGAGGCTGATGCCGACGATGTCGGGGCTGGCGAGCGGGTTGCGGAGCGTGGTCTGGAAGATCGCGCCGCCCACGCCGAAGGCGGCGCCGACGAGCACCGCGAGCACCGCGCGCGGCAGCTTGGACTCCATCACGATGTAGGTCGCGCCGGGGATCTGCTCGCCCCCGAGGATGCGGACGAAGTCGGGGACCGTCACCGTGTAGTCACCCAGCAGCACCCGGGCGGCGAACGCACCGACCAGGACGACGACCAGGCC
The sequence above is drawn from the Nocardioides sp. zg-1228 genome and encodes:
- a CDS encoding iron chelate uptake ABC transporter family permease subunit is translated as MTVTLDRSQTAAEAAPDAADVVRRARRAPVRHHRRLLGGLVVVLVGAFAARVLLGDYTVTVPDFVRILGGEQIPGATYIVMESKLPRAVLAVLVGAAFGVGGAIFQTTLRNPLASPDIVGISLGASAAAVSVIALAGWSGWPVSAAAISGALAVALVVRAVAGDHGGFRLVLAGIGMAAAMQSVIQYVFTRVDEYDVQLVLRWLTGSVNGVAWQTIGLLAIALAVLLPATAWAARSLRASELGEDTAAGLGVGRGRTDLLMLLGVLLVAVGVAAAGPIAFVAFLSGPIARALNRGRTTLLAAGLVGAVIVLVGDYAGAYAFPDLNLPVGVVTGAFGAPFLLWLLARGRTGRRAA